Below is a window of Tolypothrix bouteillei VB521301 DNA.
TCCGCTAGCCAACTCAAACTCAGTATCGCTTCTTCTGCAACAATATAATTTTCATCTTCTATCAATTGCAGCAAAACGTTTACAGGTGTATTTGAGTTATAAGCAACAGTAGCACGAACTTGCCAATGTGAATGTTTTCCCAATAGTTCTAGGGCTTGCTTTGGAGTGTTAGGATGACGGGCAACAACTATGCCCAAGCGCCAATCTTTATCAAGAGCTAATCTTGTAAGTATATCTCCAGATAGGTTTTGGTCTTGAGTAAAATGATAGACAAGATTTACTACCGCTAATTCCCGAACACATTCAACGAATCTACCAGCATATACAATATCTGTTCTACAATCAGCCTTATCTTGTAATAAATTTATAACAAGCATTATGGGAGTATTTGGATTGTAAGCTACAGCTCCACGAACATCTCCATGATTATCTTTTGCAAGTTGCTTGAGAATGCTACTGGATGTTTTGTTGTTGGCAGCAACTGCCTGTCTCACCTTATAGTCTATATCCCGTGCTAACTGCTCTAATATTTCTAAGGGTGTTTTGTTGTTGGTAGCAACTGCCGTTCTAACTGCATAGAATTTATCTTGCGCCAGTTGTCTTACAAGCTCAAAAGTGACATTCGGATGAGAAGCTACCGCAAAACGCACGAATTCTCCATAAGGATAGTTTAATAGCTGCTCCAGTATACTTGTGGGAGTGTCGGTATGTAACTCTATATTAAAGCGATCGTAAGATCCTAATTTTAGCTTAACATCATGGGGACAGAAACAATCAGATCTTAGTATAAAATTAGCGGTTTCTCGAACATGGTTATTGCTATCTTTTGCTAGTTTTTCTAAAGTCATTCTAGAAATATTGGCATTTTGACTGACAAACAAACGCACGTTTACTTCTGAATCTCTGCTCAAATACTCCAAAACACTTTCCGGTACATTTGCATGACAAGCAACAGCTTCACGTACAAAAAAAGTCTTATCTTGAGCTAGTAGTGCTAAAATTTTCCCAGAAGTCTTAGGATTTTTTGCTACAGCATCACGGATATAATCTTTTTCATCTGTTGCTATTCGTTGCAAAATATCTTGTGGTGTTGAAGGATTTTTAGCTATTTTTAGCAAAATAGCTTCATGACGCTTTGCTAATAACTCATTTAATAAATTAACAGTTACATTGGGATTTTCTGCTATTGCTGCACGAACTCTCCAATTTTTTTCTTGACTCAATTTTTCTAAAGTTTGTAAATGAGTATGATGATTGTTTGCTACAGATACTCTAACCTCTTGACTTTTATCTTCCGCCAATTGTTCTAAAATTTTAGTAGAAATCTTGCTATGACTAGCTACTATTTTTCTGACTCTCCAATCGTCATCTCTTGCTAACTGTTCTAAAATTTCTACTGGTGTATTGGCATGATAAGCAACCCGTTGCCGAATCAGTAACCATTGACTTTTAGCAAGTTCTGTCAGTAAATTAACAGTTGCATTTACATCTGCTACTGCTTGTTGCTGTAAGCAGAACTTTTGCAATGCCTTGAAAGATAATTTAGGATGAAGAGTAATTGATTGGCGAACTTCTACAGAATCATCACCCACCAATTGTTCTAATATATTTAAAGGTATGTTTGGGTTTTCAGCAGCGTAACATCGTACATATTTTTTTGGAGATACTGATAGCTGTTCTAAAACTGATAGAGCAGTATATGGATTTTTGGCAATTGTTTCAAGCATTTCTGGCATTAATATTGGCAGTACAAACTCAGGAAGAACACCAATTTCCCACAATAGTTGCTCGTTTGACGAGTTAAGAGTTGTTTTAAGAATTGATGCTTGTACCACTGCATCAATGTCTTCATCAATTTCCTCTACCCAGTTGATATGTAGTTTTGCGGACTCAGCAATTTCAAGGTTACATGAAGCGTCACATGCCTCAAATTCGCCGTCATAGCCGCCGTCCCCCCACATTGGATCTCTTTGAGCAGAAATATAACCTTCTTCTACATCAAAATATTTATTATGAACAATTTTTTCTAAATAATTTTTAGAAGTTTGAGGATTCATAAGGAGTGTCATTAGCACTGTTCGATCGGAATGTTGTGACGCAAAATCAAGTAGTATTTTTGGCACGTTATTCTGCATTAACAAACCTTGCAATGCTTCTACAGATAAATCTTCAAATATATTTGTTTCTTCCAGACAAAGAAGAGGAAAAATTGGATTTTCTAACACTTGTTCCGGGAATTCTTCAGCTAAATTTAGAAAAATATCTTTAGATATATTAGGATTAAGAGCAACTGCTTGACGAATTGTTCGGTCTGGGGATACTGCTAATTTAGAGAGTAATTCAGAGTCAGCACCAGGGTTTTTTGCAACTAACTGAGCAAGAGAGGAACTTTGTTGGGCAAGCTGACGTAGTTCGCTACTAGGTGTAGTGGGATCGCAAGCTCTTTGCTCGGAACTCGGTTTTTGAGTAGACATTATAATAATCTTATATGAAACTTTAATTACCACTTACGAGCAATTGTATTTTAGCAATGCGGATATAAGCTCTGAGAATTACGAGCATTGCCAACAAGCTTGTGAAGAGCTAATGGCTAATTGCTAATGGCTAATTGCTAATGGCTAATTGCTAATGGCTAATGGTTAATGGTTATGGAAAGTCGAGGAACTCGCATTCAACTCTAGCAAAAGCCTTTTGAGGATCTCAAGCTCGAGAAACGCCCAATCACTTTTGTGCAAATAAACTGTCTGAAAAAAGAACCACGTACATACAATAGTCATCAATTGGCTAAAAAATTAGAAAGCGATCGCTAAAAACTTTGGGGAGTTGGTAATTTAAGGCTAAAATTGTAGTTACACTCGTAATTACATTGGGGTAATTTTAATGATCCAGACCTTAAAGTTACACAAAATTGGTAATTCAGTAGGGGTGACATTTTCTAAGGAGTTGTTAGAAAAGCTCAACCTTTTTGAAGGAGATACTTTATTTGTGACGGAAACTGAACATGGAATTCAGCTTAGTCCTTACGATCCTGAATTTGAGAAAGCAATGGCCATTTATCGGGAAGGTAGCCAGAAGTTTCGTCATGCGTTGAAGGAACTGGCTAAGTGAAAAAAACCACGATAGCGAAATTCTAATAAGTGAAGCTCGCGATCGCAAAAAGCCATAGTGTCATTATAGTTATTGACAAAGAAGACAGCGACATAAGAAAAACTCATATAACTACACAGTAGCCAATTAACCCATTCCTAACATATAACAAAAATCAGTATGCTTATGTGAGATAAGTATTATGTCTGTTCTTCACAAACAGATAATTCTTCTATTTTGTGTAATTTTGTATCAATAAATGAATTCAAGCAATCCTGTATTAAATCGCCTTAATCAAGAACTCAATCAAGTTGTTGTCGGTCAATCTACCCTGATACAGCAGTTATTGGTAGCACTGCTAGCAGGTGGACACGTTATTTTGGAAGGAGTACCGGGAACGGGTAAAACTCTTTTAGTCAAAGTGTTGGCGCAGTTCATTCAAGCTGATTTTCGCCGCGTTCAACTGACGCCAGATGTTTTACCTTCAGATATAACAGGTACAAATATTTTTGATTTGACGACCCGCAGTTTCAGCTTAAAAAAGGGACCGGTGTTTACAGAAGTATTGCTTGCAGACGAAATAAACCGTACTCCCCCAAAAACGCAAGCAGCACTGTTGGAAGCAATGGAAGAGACGCAAGTCACGCTAGATGGTGAAAGCTTGCCTTTGCCAGATTTATTTTGGACGATCGCAACGCAAAATCCCCTAGAGTTTGAAGGGACGTACCCTTTGCCAGAAGCTCAGTTGGATAGATTTTTATTTAAACTGGTGGTCGATTACCCAGATCAAGCTGCAGAAAAGCAAATGTTACTCAATCGTCAAGCAGGATTTGCCGCACGACGAATGGATATTTCTGGTTTGCAACCAGTCGCAACCGTAGAGCAAATTTTGGAAGCCCGACAAGCTGTTAGAGAAATCAAAGTTTCTGAGGCGACGATTGACTATCTTTTGGCATTGGTAAGATCGTCGCGACAGTATCCCGATTTAACATTAGGTGCATCCCCTCGTGCGGCTGGTTCTTGGTTGCAAACATCCCAAGCAGCTGCCTATCTAGCAGGAAGAGATTTTGTCACTCCTGATGATGTAAAATCTGTTGCACCTCCTTTGTTGCGCCATCGTTTCATCCTTAAACCAGAAGCAATGCTAGATGGGGTACAAATTGATGGGGTTATTTCATCAATTTTGAATAAAGTTCCAGTCCCAAGGTAAAACGAAATCAATAGTAGTGAATTATATTCGCCAAAACTTTGCGGAAATCTTCTAAATAAGCATTTATGGTTCCATCTAAGCGAGTTTATTTCTTATTAATATTAGGAATTTTTATTGCACCAACCATAGCCATCTTTCTTGGCGTTCCAAATAGCATCTTGTTGACTTTGCTGTTTGATGTAGCAGTGCTGGTGTTAATGCTTGTCGATGGTTTGCAAGTGCGACGCCACCGAGTGCAGGTAACGCGGGAGTTACCATCAAGATTGTCCATTGGGCGGGATAACCCAGTTGTTCTTAAAGTCAAATCGGGAAATGCTACAGCAACTCTTCAAATCCGCGACTTTTACCCAACTGAATTTGGAGTATCTGTAGCACTTCTAAATGCTACTGTCCCCAGTAACAGTCATCAAGAACTGACTTACACGGTTCACCCAAGTCAACGTGGAGAGTTTTCTTGGGGTGATATCCAAATCAGACAACTCGGTGCTTGGGGTTTAGCTTGGGATAATAGAAAGATTCTTCACAGTTTGAAAGTTAAAGTGTATCCCGATCTGATAGGGTTGCGATCGCTTTCCATTCGCCTGACACTACAATCTTCTGGAGTCAACCGCCAATCCCGACAGCTGGGGATCGGTACTGAGTTTGCCGAACTGCGTAACTACCGCATGGGCGACGATTTGCGGTTTATTGATTGGAAAGCTACAGCCCGTCGCGTGGGTACTCATGGCAATACACCCCCTTTAGTTAGGGTTTTGGAACCAGAACAAGAACAAACTTTGCTCATTTTGCTTGACCGGGGAAGGTTAATGACTGCACGAGTGCAAGGTTTGCAAAGATTTGATTGGGGCTTGAATGCGACATTATCCCTAGCTTTGGCTGGATTGCAACGAGGCGATCGCGTAGGCGTAGGGGTCTTTGACCGTCAAATGCATTTGTGGATTCCTTCAGAAAGAGGTCAACATCACTTGAGCCATCTTATAGATCGCCTGACTCCCATTCAACCCGTATTACTAGAATCTGATTATGTAGGTGCAGTCACGAGTGTTGTGCAGCAGCAGTCCCGGCGTTGTCTTGTGGTTGTCATTACCGATTTAGTTGATGTGACTGCTTCTGTGGAACTTCTTGCAGCACTCACCAGACTGACACCCCGCTATCTACCCTTCTGTGTCACCCTGCGCGATCCGCTTGTTGACCGCATAGCACACACACCAGAAAGTGAAGTCACGGCTGCTTATACCCGTGCTGTCGCCTTGGATTTATTGGCACAAAGGCAAGTCGCATTTGCCCAGCTCAAACAAAAAGGGGTATTGGTACTTGATGCACCTGCAAGTCAAATAAGTAACCAATTAGTCGATCGCTATCTAGGACTCAAAGCACGCAATTTATTGTGATTTTACATTTATAAAGTTTGCGTGTGCTCTCAGTATTCTTTCCGAAACCGCCGAAAGCCCCAGTGTAGATACGGATAGATTGATTTAATAAAACGCACCGAACTATCTATACTGGAGTCCTATGAAAAACCTTCTAACACAACAACCCAAATTCAACACCCGCAACGTTGTGAAGTTAGGCTTGATTTCGTTGGCGCTCTCTCTGTCACTAGGAACTTATACTCGAGCATATGCTGAAGAAGTTGAAGTTCTATCGATTCCACCTCAAGAAGCATTCTTTATAGAAGATAAGACAGCAACAACTTCCGGTAACGATGAAGCGCCTTCACAAGGTGTTACAACCTCCACCGATGAGACAACATTGCCGGATATGCCCCACAATACAGAACACTTGCAAAGCTCTGGAAATACAGCTAACGCAGTGCCTGCAACGTCTCAAACCTCGAGCCAAGTACAAATGTAGAATTTACACCGATCGCGGAGGATTGTTGCAATGGTTATGATGGATTGTTCGTTGTTTGAATTTTAATTGAATGCAGCAGCTTAGCATCGGTAATGTTGTTAACTTAAGTTTTTATTTATACCGCTCTCACTTAAAACAGTATTTTCAATTAGCATTCACTGCACATTTATGGGTGTTAGTTCCCATTTACGGTTGGGCTAAATTTTATGCGATCGCTGGTTTAATATCTCGTTTAGCTTTTCAAGATTTAATCGGTCATCCAGAAACTATTCAAGCTGCAAAAAGCCACGTAAATCGTAACTTTTGGAAGTTTTTATCAACAGTCATAATTGTTTTTTTAACAGTCTGTATACTATTTTTGGTCTTTTATATCTTATCTTCTCTAATTGCTGGACTTCTCTTCATAATCATTTCTTTGGTTACAGGCTCTTCGCCAAGAACGATGGCAAATCCATTTAGTAGTTCTTTATTTCTCGCAATTATAGTACCAACAGTTACTGCTATATACGTTAGCCCTTTTTGGTTTTATACTTACTTTTTTGTTACAGATTTACCTTTAGTTTTAGACAAGATCAACTCCTTTCAAGCCATTAATAGAAGCTGGAAGCTCACCAGAGGTCACATTAAACGTATTTTAGGAATTATTTTTATTTCTCTATTGATAACATTCCCTCTACTCACGTTATCTTGGTTTGTTTGCAGTTTATTGATAGGAGGATTTTTAGGTATATTTTTTCAATTTTTCTTAAATAATCCTAACAATGATTCTTCTTTAGGATTCTTATTGTTTTTTGTATTAAATACAGTGACAGGAATCTTAACAATGCCTTTTTGGCAATCAGTCAAAGCTGTTGTTTACTACGATATTCGCTGTCGTAAAGAAGGTTTGGATTTGAAGATAGTGAGCCGTAAAGTTTAACTCATTTTGGCTACTTTCGCTTCCACAATGAGCCTCTTAAATAGGGAGCATCCCAATGAGTGAAAAAACACGCCTGCGATTGAAATCACGCCTATTATACAAACGCTCGTCCGCCTGTAAGGACTTTATTTAAAGCCTGCGCAGGCAGGCTTTGTTTGTGTAGCCCCAGAATTCTATTCTGAGGCAAATTTGGGATACTCCCCACTAAACAACAATAAAGTTGTTTGCACTCAATTGAGAGACGTTAACTTTTTCCAACACCAAGAAGTTATCAAACTTACTAAATTTGGTATCGCCATCCCTGTCAATACGAACTGCTGTACCGGAAGCAACTTGTTTTAATTCAACGTATTTGGAGAATCGTTGCGATGAGTTGTCATACATCGAGCTGTTGAAGATGCGACGCAAGTCGATAGTATCCTGAGTGGGGTCAAAATCAACAATTGTGTCTCCTCCTTCTTTCAAGCTGTTGTAGACAAAGCGATCGCGACCCTTACCACCGGAAAGCCGATCTTCTCCTTCACCACCGATGAGATAGTCATTCCCCTGACCACCCCAAAGACGATCTTTGCCCGAACCCCCAATCAAAACATCAAAACCTTCTCCTCCTACAAGTGTGTCATCACCCTTGCCACCGTTGAGGATATCGTTCCCTTGTTTCCCTCGCAAGGAGTCATTGCCACCTTTGCCATTTAAGATATCGTTGTTATTGGTACCATTCAATTCGTCGTTCCCATCAGTTGCCTTTGCGTCTTTGATAGGAAGAGGGGTGGTACTGGGGTTACTATGAGTTTCAATGAAGTCTTGCAGCGCTTCCCACTTTGAGGAAGTAGGTTGGTAAAGGTGTTCCAAAGCACCCCAAGAACCCCATTTATTTGGCGTGCCAATATCAGAAAAATTCACAAACGCGCTACCATCGGTCAGCTTATCCCAACTCTCTAGGTACTTGCCATACAGCTCTCCCATACGGGGATCGCGGTTGGCATTGATAAACATTTTCATAATGGCTTCATTGTTCTCGACGCCTTTGATGCCAACTAAGTGCTGTCCCCCTTCATAGGCAACTAAATTTACACCATATTTATCAGTGATTTCTTTATTGTTGGTGATGTGCTCCAGTGTTTTTGGCAGTGCAGTCTTATTCAAGTAGTCAAAAACTTTCGCTAAACCACCATCTGATTGCTTTGTCCAACTCTCTACTTCAGCTTCTTGTTGCGGTGATACATTGAATCCAACATAGGGAGCAATACCAACAGCATCAACTGTGAAGTTGGGATCGTAGGCTTGCACTTTCTTCATCAATTGCTCGGTAACCCACGGGTTTGCAGCTTGGCTACCGAGGACTGTCACGACACGATCTTTCTCGTTGCCAAACTCCTTATCCCAAATATCACCTACCTGTTCGGTACGGCGGCTTTGCCAATCCAACCAGTCGCCACCAATTTTTTTTCCTTGCTCGTTTGCCCAATGAAATTGCTCGAACTGAGAATTCCAAACCTCATTGGAATATTCCACGTAAACTTTGAGCTTTGGATCGAGCTTTTCTTTGACGATCTTGGCAAAGTTGGCGACATACTCATCTGTGGCTTGATGGGGAATTGTAAACCAAGGATTTGCTCCCGTTTTATTTGCCAGTTCCACCATCACTTCTACTGGCACGCCTTTATTGCTGTAAGTGTAGTTTGACGTTGCCGTTGTTGGTCGATTCTTCCACTCGCCTTGGTCGGAACCATTAGTTCCCATCCAATCCATAAACCTGAGTGTAGAAAAATTATCAATTTTCTCTACAAAGGTGGGATTAAAAATTTGGGTCTTGTAAGTTTTTTCGTAAGCTTCCGGTACGATGCGAACATTGCGAATGTAATTTCCCGTACCGTTGGGATCTGTTTCGGTCAGTTTCAGATAAATGCCCGAACCTGAAGGATTGACATCAATAACATCTCGACCTGGCTTGGAACTCGCTGCATCTAGTTTGGCATCAAATCCATACTCCAATTTACCTTCGCCTTCGTACAGCACCACATATTTGCCCCCAGGATAATTTTCTTTTACCCCAGGAGCAAGGGAAATGCGATTGATTAACGTTGCAACAGAAGTGTACTGGGGATTTGGGTCTCCTACCTTGGGTAATGATTTTACCCAACCATTCTCATCCAAGTTGAGTTTTATATCGCTTCCAGCATTCCAGAGTCCCGGCTTCTGTGGAAACCACGAGGCAGCTGTTTTGAAGACATCTAAAAATGGTAGTTCACTGGACCAGTAAGAAACTCCACTAAGATTTGTACCTAAAAGGCTCGACACGATCGATCTCCTTGAGTAACGTCAGTTGGTAGAAGCCGTTATAAAAGACCTACTCAAAGCTAATCAATGCTAGACATTTCTCGTCACTGGTATCTAGCTTTCACTTTGATGCTTAATTCCTGCTTCACTCTGGTGATGTCGGCATCCTCCAGTCCACAGGCTCACACTGCCTAACTAGCAGCGATGGACGAATAATTCTTAAGGTTGATTGCAGCGTTCAAGTCTCTGTTTAAACTCAGACCGCAATCACACTCAAAAGTCCTTTCTTTAAGAGACAGTTCTTTTTTAACTGTTCCACACTTGGAGCAAGTCTTAGAACTGGGGAACCATCTATCAGCAATGACAAGCTTTGAGCCATACAGTTCGCACTTGTAGGTTAGCTGTCTACGAAATTCAAAAAATCCCATATCTTGAATGCTTGCTGCTAGCTTGCCGTTAGCCATCATGCCTGATACGTTCAAGTCTTCAATAACTATTACACCGTGGTTCTTGGCTAATAATGTGGTCAACTTGTGTAATGTATCTTTTCGGATGTTGGCTATCTTTCTATGCAGCCTAGCTACTTGCATTTGGGCTTTTTTCCAGTTAGCTAAGCCTTGAATTTTATGGCGATTCAGCCATTGCATTCTAGCTAACTTGTCTTTGTATTTTTTGTACGATTTAGCTCCTTCAATAATCTCACCAGTGGACAATGTTGCTAAATTCAAAACACCAAGGTCAACGCCTACAATGCTGACATTGAGTGATTCTTGTTGCGAAGTCTGCCGGATAGAATCTTCTACCCGGAGAGCTTCGCGTGGTACATCAAACCTGAGTGAAATAAACCATCTATCAGCTTCACGACTGATGGTGACTGATTTCGGTTGAACTTGGGGTGAGACAGCCCTGCAGGCGGGAAACCCGCCGTAGGGGACTGCGAACCCGAAGGGAAGTCGTTCATAGGTTTTCAATACACCAATCTTTGGAACTTGAATTTTACAATTCCCGAGAATTTTGACAGTGCCTTCTAAAGTAAAATTGTCGTGCTGTCCTTTCTTTTTAAATTGTGGAACTCCTTTCTTCTTTTCAAAACAATACTTCCAAGCAATTCTCAACGCTCTTAGAGCTCCTTGTGGTGTAGATTTAGAACATTCGTAATACCAAGGGCACTCTGATTTTACTAATGCTACTAACCATTTATGTAAGTCAATTGCCGTCGGAAACTTGATTTTCTCTGTAGGATTTTCTTCGTTCCAATCAAGAATTTGCTTGGTTAAACCTAATCCCCAGTTCCACGCATGACGTGCCACACCACAATGTTTTAGTAACTCTGTTCGCTGTTGGTTATTTAATTTCAATTCTGTCTTAAAACCTAACAGCATTTACTTGACTCCATTAACAACTTGTGTCATACCATCAATTAATTTCTGGTTTTTCTTGCTACGTGAACATAATTATCATTATACAGCCAAGGGTAACTATTTGAGTCTATTTAAATTTTGTATTATTTTTTCTCAAAATATATTAATTCACAATGACTGGGTGTTGCAGTATGCTCGCGCAAATTTGGGATGCGCGAGCATTGTCACCTGAAAAACTTTCCACTGACATTCCCCTAAAGCTTAGCAGGCAATAAGTTCCTGCATTATTCATTTCTGTTTAATTCAGGTTAGATTTGAGAAGTGATATTAGTCAAATCACCGCATTTTTAAAAAATTCGAGGATTTTCCAGACCCTGACAATTTATTTTGACAAATGTTAAATAGCTTTTTGCCGACGGCTGAAATAAGCTACTAAAAACACAAATAATCCCATGCCCACAATATACTTCACCGGATCTGGCACAGAGGGATTGGGAGAGAAAAATCCTTCAATGATACCAGCAACAACTAACATTGGTACAATCCCAAAAACTAGCTGTACTGCCTTAGAACCATAGAACTTAAGCGCATCCATGCGGCGGTATTTACCGGGAAATAAAATGGCTCTTCCTATTAAAAAACCTGCCCCACCTGCTAAAAAGATTGCAGGTAACTCTAACGCTCCATGTGGCAAAACAAAAGCCCAAAATGGATACGCAAGATTATTTTGCCCCACAAGTGTAGCAATGGCACCAATTAACAAGCCGTTAAACACCATCAAGTAAGCCGTGTAAAATCCGGCTGTCATCCCACCTGCAACAGCACCAAAAGATACCGACAGATTATTGATTGTAATACCGCTTGAAGCTAAAGGTTCAATACCCACGATCGACCCCATCCAAAGTTTATGCTCGTCTCGCACCATTTTGATTAACCGTTCTGGCACTACACCAGACAAAAAAGCCGGATCATGCCATGCGTACCACCAAGCGACTAATGCTCCTAATAAAAACGTCCCGAAAGCTGCAGCAATGTAGGGAAAGGTTTGCTGCACGAGTGATGGTAGTCCCCAACGATAAAATTGCAGCACTGCTTGCCATTCCTGACGGCGCGAACCTTGATAAATTTGTGCATAGGCTCTGTTTGTTAAAAGATGTAAATTTTGTAGTAATGTGTTACCAAGTTGCTGGGTGCGGGCGCGTGCCAAATCTGCAGCAACCGAGCGATACAAACTTGCTAATTCTCTAATTTCACTGGAATTCAGCGATTTTAACCCTTTTTTCTCAACCTGGCTTAATAAGGCATCAAGACGCTGCCAATTTGGTTCTCGTCGAGCAATCCAACGTTGAATATTCATAAAGTTTGGGAATACTAAGTATTAATTAACTTAAGATAGCCTCAAATTCACTGCTCCACTCGATCGGCGTCTTTGAAATTATGTCCTATAATCCCGGTTCTCCGAGCCCCATACAACCTCTCAGTCTTGGTAACGTTGTCAGTGCAGGACTGAAATTATACAGTTCTCATCTTAAGTCTTATCTTACGCTGGCATCTATTGCGTATTTATGGATATTTGTACCTGTCTATGGTTGGGCAAAATGTTCGGCTAATTTGGCTTTAATATCCCGTTTGGCATTTGGTGAATTAGTCAGTCAACCCGAAAGCGTTGAAAGCGGTCGTCGTTTTGTGAATTCTCGACTGTGGCAATTTTTAGTTATGGGCTTATTAATGTTTGCCATTGGTATGGGATTGGCTATAGTTATAATCATCCCCTTTGCTATTTTTGGTGGAATTTTAACTGGGATGTTTGTTGCAAGTCAGACAAGTGGCGCAGCTGTCAATCCTGTAGTTGTCATGACAATTTTATTATTAGTACTTCTTTTGATCCCACTTATTGCAGGAGCTATATTGTGGGTACAAGCCCGGTTTTGTCTTGTTGAAATTCCCCTTGCTATTGAAGATAATGTTGATGGAACTTCAACTATCAGTCGAAGCTGGGAATTAACAAAAGGACATGTGTGGCGAATTGCGGCTATATTATTTGTTGCCTATTTAATTACTTTTCCCATACAACTTCCGTTTACTTTTGT
It encodes the following:
- a CDS encoding AbrB/MazE/SpoVT family DNA-binding domain-containing protein, yielding MIQTLKLHKIGNSVGVTFSKELLEKLNLFEGDTLFVTETEHGIQLSPYDPEFEKAMAIYREGSQKFRHALKELAK
- a CDS encoding AAA family ATPase, which translates into the protein MNSSNPVLNRLNQELNQVVVGQSTLIQQLLVALLAGGHVILEGVPGTGKTLLVKVLAQFIQADFRRVQLTPDVLPSDITGTNIFDLTTRSFSLKKGPVFTEVLLADEINRTPPKTQAALLEAMEETQVTLDGESLPLPDLFWTIATQNPLEFEGTYPLPEAQLDRFLFKLVVDYPDQAAEKQMLLNRQAGFAARRMDISGLQPVATVEQILEARQAVREIKVSEATIDYLLALVRSSRQYPDLTLGASPRAAGSWLQTSQAAAYLAGRDFVTPDDVKSVAPPLLRHRFILKPEAMLDGVQIDGVISSILNKVPVPR
- a CDS encoding DUF58 domain-containing protein produces the protein MVPSKRVYFLLILGIFIAPTIAIFLGVPNSILLTLLFDVAVLVLMLVDGLQVRRHRVQVTRELPSRLSIGRDNPVVLKVKSGNATATLQIRDFYPTEFGVSVALLNATVPSNSHQELTYTVHPSQRGEFSWGDIQIRQLGAWGLAWDNRKILHSLKVKVYPDLIGLRSLSIRLTLQSSGVNRQSRQLGIGTEFAELRNYRMGDDLRFIDWKATARRVGTHGNTPPLVRVLEPEQEQTLLILLDRGRLMTARVQGLQRFDWGLNATLSLALAGLQRGDRVGVGVFDRQMHLWIPSERGQHHLSHLIDRLTPIQPVLLESDYVGAVTSVVQQQSRRCLVVVITDLVDVTASVELLAALTRLTPRYLPFCVTLRDPLVDRIAHTPESEVTAAYTRAVALDLLAQRQVAFAQLKQKGVLVLDAPASQISNQLVDRYLGLKARNLL
- a CDS encoding type I secretion C-terminal target domain-containing protein, with product MSSLLGTNLSGVSYWSSELPFLDVFKTAASWFPQKPGLWNAGSDIKLNLDENGWVKSLPKVGDPNPQYTSVATLINRISLAPGVKENYPGGKYVVLYEGEGKLEYGFDAKLDAASSKPGRDVIDVNPSGSGIYLKLTETDPNGTGNYIRNVRIVPEAYEKTYKTQIFNPTFVEKIDNFSTLRFMDWMGTNGSDQGEWKNRPTTATSNYTYSNKGVPVEVMVELANKTGANPWFTIPHQATDEYVANFAKIVKEKLDPKLKVYVEYSNEVWNSQFEQFHWANEQGKKIGGDWLDWQSRRTEQVGDIWDKEFGNEKDRVVTVLGSQAANPWVTEQLMKKVQAYDPNFTVDAVGIAPYVGFNVSPQQEAEVESWTKQSDGGLAKVFDYLNKTALPKTLEHITNNKEITDKYGVNLVAYEGGQHLVGIKGVENNEAIMKMFINANRDPRMGELYGKYLESWDKLTDGSAFVNFSDIGTPNKWGSWGALEHLYQPTSSKWEALQDFIETHSNPSTTPLPIKDAKATDGNDELNGTNNNDILNGKGGNDSLRGKQGNDILNGGKGDDTLVGGEGFDVLIGGSGKDRLWGGQGNDYLIGGEGEDRLSGGKGRDRFVYNSLKEGGDTIVDFDPTQDTIDLRRIFNSSMYDNSSQRFSKYVELKQVASGTAVRIDRDGDTKFSKFDNFLVLEKVNVSQLSANNFIVV
- a CDS encoding RNA-guided endonuclease InsQ/TnpB family protein translates to MLLGFKTELKLNNQQRTELLKHCGVARHAWNWGLGLTKQILDWNEENPTEKIKFPTAIDLHKWLVALVKSECPWYYECSKSTPQGALRALRIAWKYCFEKKKGVPQFKKKGQHDNFTLEGTVKILGNCKIQVPKIGVLKTYERLPFGFAVPYGGFPACRAVSPQVQPKSVTISREADRWFISLRFDVPREALRVEDSIRQTSQQESLNVSIVGVDLGVLNLATLSTGEIIEGAKSYKKYKDKLARMQWLNRHKIQGLANWKKAQMQVARLHRKIANIRKDTLHKLTTLLAKNHGVIVIEDLNVSGMMANGKLAASIQDMGFFEFRRQLTYKCELYGSKLVIADRWFPSSKTCSKCGTVKKELSLKERTFECDCGLSLNRDLNAAINLKNYSSIAAS
- a CDS encoding stage II sporulation protein M, whose amino-acid sequence is MNIQRWIARREPNWQRLDALLSQVEKKGLKSLNSSEIRELASLYRSVAADLARARTQQLGNTLLQNLHLLTNRAYAQIYQGSRRQEWQAVLQFYRWGLPSLVQQTFPYIAAAFGTFLLGALVAWWYAWHDPAFLSGVVPERLIKMVRDEHKLWMGSIVGIEPLASSGITINNLSVSFGAVAGGMTAGFYTAYLMVFNGLLIGAIATLVGQNNLAYPFWAFVLPHGALELPAIFLAGGAGFLIGRAILFPGKYRRMDALKFYGSKAVQLVFGIVPMLVVAGIIEGFFSPNPSVPDPVKYIVGMGLFVFLVAYFSRRQKAI